The DNA sequence CAACCGCCATTGCGGAAGCGAACGCCAATATCCAGAAAGTACAGGATTTTTATTGGTACAATGGATCGGAGACGTATTTCACACTGGCCGGCATCGATGACAACAATGAAGAATTGTATGTCATCATCAAGAAAGACGGCGGTGAAACCACTATTCTGAACACAGCGGAAGTCATCACTGAAAGCGAAGCCAAGTCAATCACTCAGGCGGACAAGAACCCTGAGCGGATTCTGGAGGCAAGACTGGGGATGGAGAACGAAGAACCGGTTTGGGAAGTCACCTACAAAAATGCAAATGATACGATTGGTTACTATTTGATATCCGCTATTTCTGGTAAATGGCTCAAAGATATAGAAAACATATAAATTGGAGTGATTGAGATGGTAAAAATTTCTGAAAGAATGAAAAAAATAAGCGAATCCCCGACATTGGCAACGTCAGCTAAAGTCAACGTCATGAAAGCGCAAGGGAAGGATATCCTGAACTTGACCGTAGGGGAGCCGGACTTCGATACGCACGTTTCAATTCTGAATGCTGCAGTAGAGGCGATCCAATCAAACAAAGCAAACCACTACACCCCGACTGCCGGTATCCTGCCATTGCGTCAAGCGATTGTGGATTATCATCAGAAGTATGACGGAGTCACTTTCGCCGTCAATCAGGTCATCGTGACTGAAGGTGCCAAAAATGCCTTGTTTGCGCTATTCCAAGTCATTCTTAATCCCGGAGATGAAGTCATCGTCCCTGCGCCGTACTGGGTAAGCTATACGGAACAGATCAAACTGGCTGGCGGCGTCAACGTTCTTGTC is a window from the Trichococcus shcherbakoviae genome containing:
- a CDS encoding DUF5590 domain-containing protein — its product is MKKNVIVGTIVLLFLMIVSSYTIFYRSQQPILQAEKEATAIAEANANIQKVQDFYWYNGSETYFTLAGIDDNNEELYVIIKKDGGETTILNTAEVITESEAKSITQADKNPERILEARLGMENEEPVWEVTYKNANDTIGYYLISAISGKWLKDIENI